In Papio anubis isolate 15944 chromosome 20, Panubis1.0, whole genome shotgun sequence, a single window of DNA contains:
- the LOC101012108 gene encoding LOW QUALITY PROTEIN: olfactory receptor 10H4-like (The sequence of the model RefSeq protein was modified relative to this genomic sequence to represent the inferred CDS: inserted 1 base in 1 codon; deleted 2 bases in 1 codon), with amino-acid sequence MPGQNYSTMSEFILFGFSGFPQQLLPVLFLLVLLMFLFTLLGNLLIMATIWIEHRLHIPMYLFLCALSISEILFTVAITPRMLADLLSTHHSITFVSCASQMFFSFMFGFTHSFLLMVTGYDRYVAICPPLRYNVLMSPRDCARLVAWTWAGGSVMGMMVTMIVFHLTFCGSNVIHHFACHVLSLLKLACXNKTSSVMMGVMLVCVTALIGCLLLIILSYVFTVAAILRIPCAEGRHKTFSTCVSHLTVVVTHYSFPSLFYLKPKGFHSMYSDALMATTYTVFTPFLSPIIFSLRNKKLKNAINKNFYRKFCLLSS; translated from the exons ATGCCTGGTCAGAACTACAGCACCATGTCTGAATTTATCCTCTTTGGCTTCTCAGGCTTCCCCCAGCAGCTCCTGCCCGTCTTGTTCCTGCTG GTTCTCCTGATGTTCCTGTTCACATTGCTGGGCAACCTTCTCATCATGGCCACAATCTGGATTGAACACAGACTCCACATACCCATGTACCTCTTCTTGTGTGCCCTCTCCATCTCTGAGATTCTGTTCACTGTTGCCATCACCCCTCGCATGCTGGCTGATCTGCTCTCCACCCATCATTCCATCACCTTTGTGTCTTGTGCCAGTCAGATGttcttctccttcatgtttgGCTTCACTCACTCCTTCCTTCTCATGGTCACGGGCTATGATCGCTACGTGGCCATCTGCCCCCCACTGCGTTACAACGTGCTCATGAGTCCCCGTGACTGTGCCCGTCTTGTGGCCTGGACCTGGGCTGGTGGCTCAGTCATGGGGATGATGGTGACAATGATAGTTTTCCACCTCACTTTCTGTGGGTCTAACGTGATCCACCATTTTGCCTGTCATGTGCTTTCCCTTTTGAAGTTGGCCT GGAACAAGACATCATCTGTCATGATGGGTGTGATGCTGGTGTGTGTCACAGCCCTGATAGGCTGTTTATTACTCATCATCCTCTCCTATGTCTTCACTGTGGCTGCCATCTTGAGGATTCCCTGTGCTGAGGGCCGGCACAAGACTTTCTCCACATGTGTATCCCACCTCACTGTGGTGGTCACGCACTATAGTTTTCCCTCCCTTTTCTACCTCAAGCCCAAGGGCTTTCATTCTATGTACAGTGATGCCTTGATGGCCACCACCTATACTGTCTTCACCCCCTTCCTTAGCCCAATCATTTTCAGCTTAAGGAACAAGAAGCTGAAGAATgccataaataaaaacttttacagAAAATTCTGTCTTCTAAGCTCCTGA